One segment of Marvinbryantia formatexigens DSM 14469 DNA contains the following:
- a CDS encoding HlyD family efflux transporter periplasmic adaptor subunit, whose protein sequence is MAIIRKPEKKKVVKLHQHSILNIGTITFGIVFVYLLIYLVMYLTNDRITAYEVTAGSLSGNYRYTAIALKSEELITCSEAGPIHYYVREGSKVGVGSGVYSIGAIDLAGSTTEEDLAELDDSSYNSLRSIASTFAGNYSPISYQDVYNFKADAQTAMIELLSKNILDSTEQGVSAGLNLIPSAEAGIVVYSTDGMEDLNAEEITLDMYSRKNYSRENLRMKETVSAGDVVYKLITSEEWSLVIPLDKQTAMELADSNMVRFRFMEDGSAFNADFSIIQNGSDYFGKLDISNSVIRFAGDRFVEIELLLNRQSGLKIPNTAIAEKVFYRIPKEYVTENEQTENEITLRKETYDTDGSAVVRIVTATVYDKTDTDYYVDTSLFEEGDYVLMKDSSKRYQISDTKTLTGVYNINKGYPIFREITILDENEEYCIVESNSAYGLAQYDQIALDASAVRDDGTLEE, encoded by the coding sequence ATGGCAATTATCCGGAAACCCGAAAAGAAAAAAGTGGTAAAACTTCATCAGCATTCCATCCTGAATATCGGTACGATCACCTTCGGTATCGTTTTCGTATACCTTCTGATATATCTGGTCATGTACCTGACGAACGACCGCATTACCGCCTACGAAGTCACCGCCGGTTCGCTGTCCGGCAACTACCGTTATACGGCGATTGCCCTGAAAAGCGAGGAGCTTATCACCTGCAGCGAGGCAGGACCGATCCACTATTATGTGCGGGAGGGCAGCAAGGTCGGCGTGGGCAGCGGCGTGTACTCCATTGGCGCAATCGACCTTGCCGGTTCCACGACAGAGGAGGACCTTGCAGAGCTGGATGACAGCAGCTACAACAGTCTGCGCAGCATTGCCTCCACGTTTGCCGGCAATTATTCCCCGATTTCGTATCAGGATGTCTACAATTTCAAAGCGGACGCCCAGACGGCGATGATTGAGCTGCTCTCAAAAAATATCCTGGATTCCACGGAGCAGGGCGTCAGCGCCGGTCTGAATCTGATTCCTTCTGCGGAGGCGGGTATCGTGGTCTATTCCACGGACGGCATGGAGGATTTAAACGCCGAAGAAATTACCCTCGATATGTACAGCCGCAAAAACTACAGCCGGGAAAATCTGCGCATGAAGGAGACGGTAAGCGCCGGAGACGTGGTGTACAAGCTGATTACCAGCGAGGAATGGTCGCTTGTGATTCCGCTTGATAAGCAGACTGCGATGGAGCTTGCCGATTCTAATATGGTCCGTTTCCGTTTTATGGAGGATGGTTCGGCGTTTAATGCGGATTTCAGCATCATCCAGAACGGCTCCGACTATTTTGGAAAGCTGGATATCAGCAACTCCGTCATCCGTTTCGCCGGGGACCGTTTTGTGGAGATCGAGCTGCTGCTCAACCGCCAGAGCGGGCTGAAGATTCCCAATACCGCCATTGCCGAAAAGGTATTTTACCGGATTCCGAAGGAATATGTGACAGAAAACGAGCAGACAGAAAACGAGATCACGCTGCGCAAGGAAACCTACGACACGGACGGCTCGGCAGTCGTGCGCATCGTCACCGCCACCGTCTATGATAAGACCGACACGGACTATTACGTGGATACCTCTCTGTTTGAGGAGGGGGATTACGTACTGATGAAGGATTCCTCGAAGCGCTATCAGATTTCCGATACGAAAACGCTGACCGGCGTCTACAATATTAACAAGGGCTATCCGATTTTCCGCGAGATTACCATTCTCGACGAAAACGAGGAATACTGCATTGTGGAGAGCAACTCCGCCTACGGTCTGGCACAGTATGACCAGATTGCGCTGGATGCCTCCGCCGTGAGAGACGACGGTACACTGGAAGAATAA
- a CDS encoding D-alanyl-D-alanine carboxypeptidase family protein: MRCTGNSRQERARIRRAQRRNAILLLVLVFTVVVLAGMLVFWFVFRSHEIEITDPYRITDSTFGVRTESATANRADPFTDGLCVTAGDVSFDGISLEYAEAGAMMDLSEENVLYAKNVHERLYPASLTKIMTALVALKYGNLDDVITVDEVALDIDPESSVCYLELGDQYTLRQLIYGLLIASGNDAGNAIAYHVGGSIENFVAMMNQEAASIGATNTHFMNAHGLQDENHYTTPYDIYLMFQEALKYDVFQDAISKQNFTVTYTAGDGEQYERTWYATSYYFTGEAAAPDGVTVFGGKTGTTDEAGSCLALLSKDAYGNSYFSVIMKSDNKADLYEEMNELLSIINKK, from the coding sequence GTGAGATGTACCGGTAACAGCCGCCAGGAGCGGGCAAGAATAAGAAGGGCGCAGCGCCGCAACGCGATATTGCTTCTGGTGCTGGTGTTCACTGTTGTCGTGCTTGCGGGAATGCTTGTATTCTGGTTTGTGTTCCGCTCACACGAAATAGAGATTACTGATCCGTACCGGATTACGGACAGCACCTTCGGCGTCCGCACAGAGAGCGCGACCGCAAACCGCGCCGACCCGTTTACCGACGGGCTCTGCGTCACGGCGGGCGATGTCTCTTTTGACGGCATCAGTCTGGAGTACGCCGAGGCGGGCGCGATGATGGATCTGTCAGAAGAAAATGTTCTTTATGCAAAAAATGTCCATGAGCGGCTCTATCCCGCCAGTCTGACCAAGATTATGACGGCGCTGGTGGCGCTGAAATACGGCAATCTGGACGACGTGATCACGGTCGATGAGGTAGCGCTGGATATCGACCCGGAATCCTCCGTGTGTTATCTGGAGCTGGGCGACCAGTACACCCTGCGGCAGCTTATCTACGGGCTTTTGATTGCGTCCGGAAACGACGCCGGAAACGCGATCGCCTACCATGTGGGCGGCAGCATCGAGAATTTTGTCGCCATGATGAACCAGGAGGCGGCTTCCATCGGCGCGACGAACACGCATTTTATGAACGCCCACGGTCTGCAGGACGAGAACCATTATACAACGCCGTATGACATCTATCTGATGTTCCAGGAGGCGCTGAAATACGATGTGTTCCAGGATGCCATCAGCAAACAGAACTTTACCGTCACCTACACGGCGGGAGACGGAGAGCAGTATGAGCGCACCTGGTATGCGACCAGCTATTATTTTACCGGCGAGGCGGCCGCACCGGACGGTGTGACGGTATTCGGCGGCAAAACCGGAACGACAGATGAGGCGGGCTCCTGTCTGGCTCTGCTGTCAAAGGACGCTTACGGGAATTCCTATTTCAGTGTTATTATGAAATCGGATAACAAAGCGGACCTCTATGAAGAAATGAACGAGTTGTTGTCCATTATCAACAAAAAGTAG
- the dtd gene encoding D-aminoacyl-tRNA deacylase, giving the protein MKFVIQRVTECSVTVDGKVIGAIGKGFLVLIGAGREDTRANADALVKKMIGLRIFEDANGKTNLSLKDVDGSLLLVSQFTLYANCKKGNRPSFIEAGEPEMAEELYNYVIEECRKQVPVVETGSFGADMKVALVNDGPFTIILEN; this is encoded by the coding sequence ATGAAATTTGTAATTCAACGGGTAACAGAATGCTCGGTAACAGTTGACGGAAAAGTAATCGGGGCTATCGGAAAGGGTTTTCTGGTACTGATTGGCGCCGGAAGAGAGGACACCCGCGCAAACGCCGACGCGCTGGTCAAAAAAATGATTGGACTGCGCATTTTTGAGGATGCCAACGGAAAAACAAATCTTTCTCTGAAGGATGTGGACGGCAGCCTTTTGCTGGTATCGCAGTTTACGCTCTATGCAAACTGTAAAAAAGGAAACCGCCCCAGCTTTATTGAGGCGGGAGAACCAGAGATGGCTGAAGAGCTTTATAACTATGTCATTGAGGAATGCAGAAAGCAGGTGCCGGTTGTTGAAACCGGTTCCTTCGGCGCCGATATGAAGGTAGCGCTGGTGAATGACGGACCTTTCACCATTATTCTGGAAAATTGA
- the aroB gene encoding 3-dehydroquinate synthase: MGQETEQKNALSVKTGRGESYTIYFEHDFGRLAEVLEADCAISGRKLCIVTDSTVAELYLEAVQTALEGKCLALTSFVFPAGEQSKTLDTVRSLYEKLILEHFERRDMLLALGGGVVGDLTGFAAATYLRGIAFAQVPTTLLAQVDSSIGGKTGVDFDSYKNMVGAFHQPSLVYMNAQTLSTLSEQQFACGMGEVLKHGLIRSDSYYTWLIEHISEISERDPDTLLEMVMESCRIKRAVVEKDPTEKGERALLNFGHTIGHAIEKVKSPELLHGQCVALGCVAAAYISFKRGLLSTEEFYEIRDMNVGFDLMFSVEDINPQEILAITKSDKKMDKGCVKFILLKKIGKAFIDTTVTDEEILEAVDFILYKETND, from the coding sequence ATGGGACAGGAAACAGAACAGAAAAACGCGCTGTCTGTAAAAACAGGCCGCGGGGAGAGCTATACCATCTATTTTGAACACGATTTCGGACGTCTGGCAGAGGTCCTGGAGGCGGACTGCGCCATCTCCGGGCGTAAGCTCTGCATCGTCACGGATTCCACCGTTGCAGAGCTGTATCTGGAGGCAGTGCAGACGGCGCTGGAAGGAAAGTGCCTTGCGCTGACTTCCTTTGTTTTTCCGGCAGGAGAGCAGAGCAAGACGCTGGATACGGTGCGCAGCCTGTATGAAAAGCTGATTCTGGAGCATTTTGAGCGCAGAGATATGCTGCTTGCCCTCGGAGGAGGCGTTGTCGGCGATCTGACCGGCTTTGCCGCCGCTACCTATCTGCGCGGCATTGCCTTTGCCCAGGTACCCACCACGCTGCTTGCCCAGGTGGACAGCAGTATCGGCGGAAAAACAGGCGTTGATTTCGACAGCTATAAAAATATGGTTGGCGCTTTTCATCAGCCCTCCCTGGTATATATGAATGCGCAGACGCTCTCCACCCTTTCGGAGCAGCAGTTTGCCTGCGGCATGGGGGAGGTCCTGAAGCACGGACTTATCCGCAGCGATTCCTACTACACCTGGCTGATTGAGCATATCAGCGAGATTTCGGAGCGCGACCCGGATACCCTGCTGGAAATGGTAATGGAAAGCTGCCGCATTAAGCGCGCTGTCGTCGAGAAGGACCCGACCGAGAAGGGTGAGCGGGCGCTTCTTAATTTCGGTCACACCATCGGGCACGCCATCGAAAAAGTAAAGTCACCGGAGCTTCTTCACGGGCAGTGCGTGGCGCTCGGCTGTGTTGCCGCCGCCTACATTTCCTTTAAGCGCGGTCTGCTTTCCACCGAGGAATTTTATGAAATCCGCGATATGAACGTCGGCTTTGATTTGATGTTCTCCGTGGAGGATATTAATCCGCAGGAGATTCTCGCCATTACAAAATCCGATAAAAAGATGGATAAGGGCTGCGTAAAGTTTATTCTTCTGAAAAAAATCGGAAAGGCGTTCATCGATACCACCGTTACCGATGAAGAGATTCTGGAGGCGGTTGATTTTATCTTATATAAAGAGACAAACGACTGA
- the mgsA gene encoding methylglyoxal synthase — protein MNIGLIAHDSKKGLMQNLCIAYRGILGKHTLYATNTTGRLVEDVTGLNINKYLAGHLGGVQQMAAQIEQNQMDMVIFLRDPLQPKSHEPDIKNIFRLCDTYNVPLATNLATAEMLIKSLDRGELEWREMYR, from the coding sequence ATGAACATCGGGTTAATTGCACATGATTCAAAAAAAGGACTGATGCAGAATCTCTGCATTGCATACCGGGGAATCCTCGGAAAGCATACGCTGTACGCGACCAACACGACCGGGCGTCTCGTTGAGGACGTCACCGGGCTGAACATTAACAAGTATCTTGCCGGACATCTCGGCGGGGTCCAGCAGATGGCTGCCCAGATCGAGCAGAACCAGATGGATATGGTGATTTTCCTGCGCGACCCGCTGCAGCCGAAGTCACATGAGCCGGATATCAAGAATATCTTCCGGCTCTGCGATACGTACAATGTTCCGCTGGCGACCAACCTGGCTACCGCGGAGATGCTCATCAAGTCCCTGGACAGAGGGGAGCTGGAGTGGCGTGAGATGTACCGGTAA
- a CDS encoding LysM peptidoglycan-binding domain-containing protein: protein MSRTRKERILQRRRIQRNRRIASICAMVVLSLSVSILFHNFSALAERPQTYKYYTEVRVERGDTLWDIATEHITEEYRSINEYIREIKEINHLGATLQYGQVLTIPYYSDVKK from the coding sequence ATGAGCAGAACAAGAAAAGAGAGAATACTTCAGAGACGCCGGATTCAGAGAAACAGAAGAATAGCATCCATCTGCGCGATGGTGGTTCTTTCGCTTTCCGTATCCATCCTGTTTCATAATTTCAGTGCGCTGGCGGAGCGACCGCAGACCTATAAATATTATACAGAGGTCCGTGTGGAGCGCGGTGACACGCTGTGGGACATCGCTACGGAACATATTACGGAAGAATACCGGAGTATCAACGAATATATTCGCGAGATAAAAGAAATTAACCATCTGGGGGCAACTCTGCAATACGGACAGGTTCTGACGATTCCGTATTACTCGGATGTGAAAAAGTAG
- a CDS encoding AAA family ATPase produces MACKSVITIGRQYGSGGREIGQKLAALLGIKCYDNELLDRAAKESGICQELFENHDEKPTNSFLYSLVMDTYSMGYASAALSGMPINHKVFLAQFNAIKKIADEGPCVMVGRCADYALDDYPNRISVFIYSTMEKRIRRIAGKYNFTDAKAKDVITKTDKQRASYYNYYTNKRWGDIGSYELCIDSGMLGIDGTVELLHQFVEKREALMEKK; encoded by the coding sequence ATGGCATGTAAATCAGTAATCACCATCGGAAGACAATATGGAAGCGGCGGAAGAGAGATAGGGCAGAAGCTCGCTGCGCTTCTCGGTATAAAATGTTACGACAATGAGCTTCTGGACCGCGCGGCAAAGGAAAGCGGCATCTGCCAGGAGCTGTTTGAAAATCACGATGAAAAACCGACAAACAGCTTTTTATATTCTCTTGTAATGGATACCTATTCTATGGGCTACGCCTCGGCGGCGCTTTCGGGAATGCCGATTAACCATAAGGTTTTTCTGGCGCAGTTCAACGCCATCAAAAAAATCGCGGATGAGGGTCCCTGCGTAATGGTCGGACGCTGTGCGGATTATGCGCTTGACGACTACCCGAACCGCATTTCCGTTTTTATTTACAGCACTATGGAAAAGCGTATCCGCAGAATTGCCGGAAAATATAATTTTACCGATGCAAAAGCTAAGGATGTCATCACCAAAACCGACAAGCAGCGCGCAAGCTACTACAATTATTACACAAATAAGCGCTGGGGCGATATTGGAAGCTACGAGCTCTGCATCGACAGCGGAATGCTCGGTATCGACGGCACAGTGGAACTGCTGCATCAGTTTGTTGAAAAACGCGAAGCACTTATGGAAAAGAAATAA
- a CDS encoding RNA-binding protein has product MNYEEELFQKRLLELAKKADSRNIVTFTDFLNLNELNIYHQSAGALSFVKCVGFGGYEQAERQILAFIPDALCYFTEDFADRTDFSVALRQSVRYPISCLRIEPQNKKFSGSLSHRDFLGAALNTGIERSTIGDILVEENAAWMFCLERMADFLSEALTRVRNTPVNVRQVPPEKIDYAPKYELVRGSVASVRLDSLLALAFGASRSSLVGLIEGGKVFVNGRLITSNGYKVKENDLISARGLGRFRYLGVSSSTKKGRLIAEIEKYI; this is encoded by the coding sequence ATGAACTACGAAGAAGAGCTGTTTCAGAAAAGGCTGCTGGAGCTTGCAAAGAAGGCGGACAGCAGAAATATTGTCACCTTTACGGATTTTCTTAATTTAAACGAACTGAATATTTACCATCAGAGCGCCGGAGCTCTTTCGTTTGTAAAATGCGTTGGCTTTGGCGGATATGAGCAGGCGGAGCGTCAGATACTTGCTTTTATACCTGATGCTCTTTGTTACTTTACGGAGGATTTTGCGGACCGGACGGATTTTTCCGTCGCGCTGCGTCAGTCTGTCCGATATCCCATTTCCTGTCTGCGCATCGAACCGCAGAATAAGAAGTTTTCCGGATCTCTTTCGCACCGCGATTTTCTCGGCGCGGCTTTAAATACCGGCATTGAGCGCAGCACCATCGGGGATATTCTTGTAGAGGAGAATGCCGCCTGGATGTTCTGTCTGGAGCGGATGGCAGATTTTCTCTCAGAAGCCCTCACGCGCGTCCGGAACACGCCGGTCAATGTCCGGCAGGTTCCGCCCGAAAAAATCGATTACGCGCCAAAATACGAGCTTGTGCGGGGTTCTGTCGCCTCGGTGCGGCTGGACAGCCTGCTGGCGCTTGCGTTCGGCGCCTCCCGGAGCAGCCTTGTGGGGCTGATCGAGGGCGGGAAGGTGTTTGTCAATGGTCGTCTGATTACCTCAAACGGCTATAAGGTAAAAGAAAACGATCTGATTTCCGCGCGCGGGCTGGGACGCTTCCGTTATCTGGGCGTCAGCAGCAGCACGAAAAAGGGACGGCTGATTGCGGAAATTGAAAAATACATCTGA
- the lspA gene encoding signal peptidase II codes for MEKHPAGKKKAVFSAAVLSAALLAADQLTKYLAVRYLKGAEDIILIPGVFQLSYLENTGAAWGMFGGMQWVFLLLTALIIAGVCYLWHKVPFERKYRAFRILSAIFLAGAVGNAIDRLFRGYVVDFFYFSLINFPVFNVADCYVTVSLVLLLIIYRNEDFSWMNKKS; via the coding sequence ATGGAAAAACATCCGGCAGGAAAAAAGAAGGCGGTCTTTTCTGCGGCTGTTTTGTCCGCTGCGCTGCTTGCGGCAGACCAGCTCACGAAATATCTTGCCGTCCGTTATCTGAAGGGAGCGGAGGATATCATACTGATTCCCGGCGTTTTTCAGCTTTCCTATCTGGAAAATACCGGCGCCGCCTGGGGCATGTTCGGCGGTATGCAGTGGGTGTTCCTGCTTCTTACCGCTCTGATTATCGCCGGGGTCTGCTATCTCTGGCACAAGGTGCCCTTTGAGAGGAAATATCGTGCTTTCCGGATCTTGAGCGCCATATTTCTTGCCGGTGCCGTCGGAAATGCCATCGACCGGCTGTTTCGCGGCTATGTGGTTGATTTCTTTTATTTCAGCCTCATCAATTTTCCGGTGTTTAATGTGGCGGACTGTTATGTCACGGTTTCTCTTGTGCTCCTGCTGATTATTTACCGAAACGAGGATTTTTCATGGATGAACAAAAAATCTTAA
- a CDS encoding RluA family pseudouridine synthase — protein MDEQKILTEQLHAQKTSDAEFSTQKILIVEPDAVPERIDKYLSERLSGSRSFLQKLLKENRVSAGGVPVKASYRICAGDVIRVDIPAQSEPDILAEDIPLDILYEDDDLLVVNKPKGMVVHPGAGHYSHTLVNALMYHCRDNLSGINGVLRPGIVHRIDQNTTGSLLVCKNDFSHNFIAGQLKEHSITRRYRAIVHGKISSDGTVNAPIGRHPVERKKMAVNEKNGKPAVTHYRVLEQFEKFTYIECVLETGRTHQIRVHMSSIHHPILGDDVYGPARCPFPGLQGQTLHAQVLGFIHPRTGEYMEFSAPLPQYFEELLEKLRQM, from the coding sequence ATGGATGAACAAAAAATCTTAACTGAACAGCTCCATGCACAGAAAACATCGGATGCAGAATTCAGCACTCAGAAAATTTTAATCGTGGAACCGGACGCTGTTCCGGAAAGAATTGATAAATATCTTTCCGAAAGATTGTCCGGCTCCCGTTCTTTTCTGCAGAAATTATTGAAGGAGAACCGGGTATCCGCAGGCGGCGTGCCGGTGAAAGCAAGCTACCGCATCTGCGCCGGGGACGTCATCCGCGTGGATATTCCCGCGCAGAGCGAGCCGGATATTCTGGCGGAGGATATCCCGCTGGATATTCTCTATGAGGACGACGACCTGCTGGTCGTCAACAAGCCGAAGGGCATGGTCGTCCATCCGGGCGCCGGGCACTACAGTCATACGCTGGTCAATGCGCTGATGTATCACTGCCGGGACAATCTCTCCGGCATCAACGGCGTTCTGCGCCCCGGCATCGTCCACCGCATCGACCAGAACACCACCGGCTCCCTGCTGGTCTGCAAGAATGATTTTTCACACAATTTCATCGCCGGTCAGCTCAAAGAGCATTCCATCACCCGCAGGTACCGGGCTATCGTGCACGGGAAAATTTCTTCGGACGGTACGGTCAACGCGCCTATCGGGCGTCATCCGGTGGAACGGAAGAAAATGGCGGTCAACGAAAAAAACGGCAAGCCTGCCGTCACTCATTATCGTGTGCTGGAGCAGTTTGAGAAGTTTACTTATATCGAATGTGTCCTGGAAACCGGCAGAACGCACCAGATTCGCGTGCACATGAGCAGTATCCACCATCCCATTCTCGGCGATGATGTGTATGGTCCCGCCAGATGCCCGTTTCCCGGTCTGCAGGGACAGACACTGCATGCGCAGGTGCTCGGCTTTATACACCCGCGCACCGGTGAATATATGGAATTTTCCGCGCCGCTCCCGCAATACTTTGAGGAGTTGCTTGAGAAGCTGCGTCAGATGTAA
- a CDS encoding tyrosine-type recombinase/integrase produces MDKNQLTYHEQVKVDNTLRMREILKTMPGFARDYFRAIEPTTSTRTRISYAYDIRVFFQFLLEENPSLRGKEMTDITLDILDKIKPVDIEEYLEYLKVYQSEDGLKTNGERALKRKMVALRGFYAYYFKREMIKTNPTLLVDMPKIHDKAIVRLDTDETASLLDYIEHAGDSLSGQKKVYWEKTKRRDLALVTLLLGTGIRVSECVGLDIGDVDFKNNGIKVVRKGGNEMVVYFGDEVEKALRDYLEERCGITPVAGSENALFLSTQRKRIGVQAVENLVKKYARQITTTKKITPHKLRSTYGTSLYQETNDIYLVADVLGHKDVNTTKKHYAAMDDQRRRSAASAVHLREP; encoded by the coding sequence ATGGATAAAAATCAACTGACTTACCACGAACAGGTAAAGGTAGATAATACTTTGCGTATGCGTGAAATATTAAAAACCATGCCTGGATTTGCCAGGGATTATTTCCGTGCTATTGAGCCGACCACATCGACGCGCACCAGAATTTCTTATGCATATGATATCCGCGTTTTTTTTCAGTTTTTGCTGGAGGAAAATCCATCGCTGCGCGGCAAAGAAATGACGGACATCACGCTGGATATTCTGGATAAAATCAAACCGGTCGATATTGAGGAATATCTGGAATATTTAAAGGTATATCAGTCTGAGGACGGTCTGAAGACAAACGGCGAACGTGCCCTGAAACGCAAAATGGTCGCTTTGCGCGGGTTTTATGCTTATTATTTTAAGCGGGAAATGATAAAAACGAATCCGACGCTGCTTGTGGATATGCCTAAAATCCATGATAAGGCGATTGTGCGTCTGGATACGGACGAAACGGCGTCTCTGCTGGATTATATCGAACATGCGGGCGATTCCCTGTCCGGACAGAAAAAAGTTTACTGGGAGAAAACAAAAAGGCGGGACCTCGCGCTTGTCACGCTTCTTCTTGGCACAGGAATCCGTGTGTCCGAGTGCGTCGGGCTGGATATCGGCGACGTTGACTTCAAAAACAACGGCATAAAGGTGGTCCGCAAAGGCGGCAATGAAATGGTCGTCTATTTTGGTGATGAGGTCGAAAAAGCTCTGCGGGATTATCTGGAAGAACGCTGCGGCATCACGCCGGTAGCCGGCAGCGAAAACGCGCTGTTTCTTTCCACGCAGCGAAAACGGATCGGCGTGCAGGCGGTCGAAAATCTCGTAAAAAAATATGCCCGGCAGATTACCACCACCAAAAAGATTACGCCGCACAAGCTTCGCAGTACCTACGGAACCAGTCTGTACCAGGAAACGAATGATATTTATCTGGTGGCGGATGTTCTCGGACATAAGGATGTAAATACGACAAAGAAGCATTATGCAGCGATGGATGACCAGCGCAGGCGCAGTGCTGCTTCTGCTGTTCATCTGCGGGAACCATAA
- a CDS encoding cell division protein SepF, whose translation MSILDKFLNAMKLNDDDYDDDDFLDDDAEDDYEEPRPKKSLFRKSAKEEPLDDFDDEADDEPVMRKFTRQNTTKNVKTTQAKPKAAASSAGASKVSPIRSRKGANDMAVCVVKPKSMEDAREITETLLANCTVVLNMEGLDLDLAQRIIDFTSGSCYAINGNLQKISNYIFIITPAAVDVSGDFQDILSGAFDIPSMNYNY comes from the coding sequence ATGAGCATTTTAGATAAGTTTTTAAATGCAATGAAACTGAACGACGACGATTACGATGACGACGATTTTCTGGACGATGACGCCGAGGACGATTACGAGGAGCCGCGTCCGAAAAAGAGTCTTTTCCGGAAATCAGCAAAGGAAGAGCCGTTGGATGATTTTGACGATGAGGCGGATGATGAGCCGGTAATGCGCAAATTTACCCGGCAGAACACCACAAAGAATGTCAAAACCACACAGGCAAAGCCAAAGGCTGCTGCTTCCTCCGCCGGTGCGTCGAAGGTTTCTCCCATCCGCAGCAGAAAGGGCGCAAACGATATGGCGGTCTGCGTCGTAAAGCCGAAGAGCATGGAGGATGCGCGGGAGATCACGGAGACACTGCTTGCAAACTGTACGGTCGTCCTCAATATGGAGGGGCTCGACCTCGACCTTGCGCAGCGCATCATTGATTTTACCTCCGGTTCCTGTTATGCGATCAACGGAAACCTGCAGAAAATCAGCAATTATATCTTTATCATCACGCCGGCGGCAGTCGATGTATCCGGCGATTTCCAGGATATCCTGAGCGGCGCTTTCGATATTCCGTCCATGAATTATAATTATTAA
- a CDS encoding YggS family pyridoxal phosphate-dependent enzyme — protein sequence MVTENYRYVRGRIDEACRRAGRDPREVTLIAVSKTKPVSMIEELLPEGVLDFGENKPQELKEKYEVLPKNLRFHMIGHLQRNKVKYVISRACMIHSVDSLRLAETIQEEAAKHQLIMPVLVEVNIAQEESKFGLSAAETPDFVRELSRFPNLCVKGLMTIAPFVENPEDNRVHFRNLYNLFIDIKARNIDNVDMCILSMGMTNDYEVAVEEGATHVRVGTGIFGERNYQ from the coding sequence ATGGTAACAGAAAATTACAGATATGTGCGTGGAAGAATCGACGAGGCGTGCCGCCGCGCGGGCAGAGACCCGCGGGAGGTCACGCTGATTGCCGTGAGCAAGACGAAGCCGGTATCCATGATAGAGGAGCTGCTGCCGGAGGGCGTGCTGGATTTTGGAGAAAACAAACCGCAGGAGCTGAAGGAAAAGTACGAGGTGCTCCCGAAAAATCTCCGCTTCCATATGATCGGGCATCTGCAGCGCAACAAGGTAAAGTACGTGATTTCGCGCGCCTGCATGATACACTCGGTCGATTCGCTGCGCCTTGCGGAGACGATTCAGGAGGAGGCGGCGAAGCATCAGCTTATCATGCCGGTGCTTGTGGAGGTAAATATTGCACAGGAGGAATCCAAATTCGGTCTGTCCGCTGCGGAAACGCCGGATTTTGTACGGGAGCTCTCCAGATTCCCGAATCTTTGTGTAAAAGGTCTTATGACGATCGCGCCGTTTGTGGAAAATCCCGAAGATAACCGGGTGCATTTTCGAAATTTATACAATTTATTTATTGACATTAAAGCGAGAAACATTGATAATGTAGATATGTGTATTCTCAGCATGGGTATGACAAACGATTACGAGGTTGCCGTTGAAGAAGGCGCTACACATGTGCGCGTGGGCACCGGAATATTTGGTGAGCGCAATTATCAATGA